From Paraburkholderia sprentiae WSM5005:
TTTCGTAGCCGAGGATCAGCCCTCCCCGCAGTGTAGTGATCGCGTGGTCCAGTTCTTCATCGCTTTCGACAACGCGTTGCAGCCATGCCTCAATGATTGCCTTTGCAGACGGCCGCTGATGCGAGATCCAGAGAATCGCGATCAGACCGCCGATCTCAACACGCAATTTCTGTCGCGCCACTTCGCCGCACGGTTTATTACCAAGCCTGATCACCAGTGCTTCAATTCTCTCGGGATCGCTATGAAGCAGCCGCGCAAGAACGGTGTTCGCGAAAAACGACAGGACGCTTCCATTGTTCTCCTCGTCCACAACACGATCAGCCAGTTGCCACATCAAAGTGCGATCTGTGAACCAGAGCGTATTGATCCGGGTGGCGACAGCCATTCGAACGGCGGGATGCGGATCCTTCAGCAACTGTTCGATGACGTGACGCAGTTGATGGACGGCAAACTCCCCAACACCGGCTAAGCTCATGGCGGCAACACCTGCCGAGACTCGGGGTGCGGGCGAACCCCACGCGGCGGAATTCTCGAAGCTCTCTTCAGTGTTAGGGGCTATTTCTGGAGAAACATGGCGGGCGAACCTCACGGTCATTGCGGCAAGAATGTCAACAAGCCGCGCATCGCCTGCGAGTTCGCTTTCGAACATCGATACGATCACTTCAAGGCCATCTGCCACCACGCCCGTCACATAGGACTTCACCAGCGGGTGAGCGTCCGGTCGCCCATCGACCTCAGAGAGAAAGCCCGTCAATCTGGCCACGCTTTCGCCGGGCGTCGGAAAAGCCTGCGTCCGGTTTTGCTCGCTCAACTCCTTCTTGAAGGTGGTGGCGCGCTCAAGAAGCTCAGCATTCCCGGGCGCGGTCGGATCAACCCCCTGCTCTCGCAGCCACCAAAACTCGTCGAGCGCAGAAAAACCGACTTCGTATCTCGCGGGGCGCCGGTTTTCGTAGTCGAGGGTTTGTTCGGGATCGGAGACGGTCGCGAACGCTTTCGCTTCCAAGGTCTGCAGACGACTCGAGCCAATCGTTGCGAACAGCCGCTTCAGAACGTATTCACGGGCGGCTCCCGGCTCGCTGGCATCTGCGAAGTCGTACGCCAGGGTCCTTGCCTCGAACGAGGCGCGGTCCTCCAGAGACAGACTGGGATACATGGCAGCAATGAAATCAATGACGTCCTTGCGTGTATCGCTTGCCCGAAGGAAGGGATAGCTCGTGGCAATCGGCCAGAGGATGGTTCCAAGAACGTCGCTACGTTCGGCGGCCACCATGAACAGGCGAGCCCAGACAATCGCCATCTCGTTTTCCGCGACGATCACCTCGGTCGCAGCAGTCGCTGCCTCCGAACTGGCATCACATAACCAGCGTGAGAACTTTTGTGCGATCTGGATGGCATTGTCGGCATGCTGATCATCGGGATTCGACGCCCAGATATGACTCCAGTCCTCCTGCAGTGCGCAGGTTCTGCCGGATAGGCCAGTCACGTGTCTGGGCTGCGTGTCGCGCAGCGGATGCTCGCGAAGGACGTAGCCGTGCAGCGCTTTAACATAGGCCTTTGTTCCCAAGCCAGGATCGGCATGAAGGAATTTGATGAAAAACTCTTTAAGACTCCAGTAGGCCATCTGAAAAGCCTGCCGGCGATTGGTTGTCAGCGGAAGGATTTTGCTTTGCCCGATCGACGTCTTACTGTCATCGACGATGCCGCGCGAGAACGTCTTTTCGTAGATTTCAAGGACAAACTCCGGATCGACTGCCAGGATGGCGTCAAGTTTGCGAGTAAGCCAGGGGATGTCGTCATCGCCATGGGCGTCAAAGCGGCCGGGTAAAAACAGGGAACCGAGCAATTGTCGCGAAGCGGCCGGATCGCTCCCATAAGTATCGCCAACGAACCCGATGGCCGCTGTCACAAGTTCCTCGACACTGGATAGGCCATGGCGCAGCAAGGCCCGGGATGCCGAGCCGAGCTGTGCCCGCTGGTCCGGCGTCAGGTTTCGCCCGGTCAAGAGGAAAAGCAGCGTGCGAAGCGGCCAGGCGACCCGCTCGACAATGCCGCCAAGTTCAGCGGCGAGATAGCTCCACGGGTCAAGGGCAATGTCGGCTGCATCTTCGGCATGGACCGCGAGTGACCCGATCACGTGCGTCAGCGCGATCTTGGCCTGCTCCCTTTCTTCCACCGTCCCGCCAAGCGACTCGAGCAAACCACAAACATCCTCGCGATTTTCAGGCAGTGCGCAGGCGACACGTGCCGCGATGCTCCGGACAACCGGATCCATATCAGGCCTGCCAACACAGGCCAGAATGGCGCGCCAGAACTCATCCCGGGTAGCATTCGAATTCAGCCAGAGATCGTTTAGCGCGAAGATGAGTGCGGGCCCAAGCATGAGTCCAAGGGCTCGCTCCCCACCCAGCACGCTCGCCAAATTTTGAGGGTGCAGGAGGTCGAGATATACCCGGCTCGCCGCAAAGTCGAACAGGATGTGATGCCGAAATGCGATATACCGCTCGCCCGACACGGCCATGACCACGCTTTCGTGAAGAAGGCTTTCAAGCGCTACGGCGCTGTTTGACGCCACCTGCAAGCGATCGACCTGGAGCGACCTGCGCTCCACCATTTGCTCAATGACGTGCCGCAGGCACACCTCTGCAGGCAGCCCATGTCTCCTGACGCGATGCGCCCAGTACAGATCGAGAAGCTGGGATTGAGTGCTCACCGCGCTAAAGGTATCGGGGCTTAGCCCCCCACTCAAAAGATCAGCGAGCAGCCGCGTGTTGAAGGGTGTGCGGGCGAGATCGAACAGTCGAGCGCCGCCTGCGCGAACGGCATCTGCGATCGGCCCGGCGCGCTGGAGCAGTTCCTCCAGCTCACCGTTCTCCCATGGAGGGATATGAATGTGCTTCACCGCGCCGAATGCCCTGTCGGCATAGTTACTATCGGGCGGCCTTCCGGAAAACAGTTCCGCCAGCTGCTGCCCCATGCGCAGGTCGAAACTTCGAATCGAGGCCACGACGCACCAGCGCCTGCTTGGCATTTTCAGGACTTCAGCAATCAGCCAGCGAAAAACGCCTTCGCTTCGTCCGCCGCGAGTTGCGTCCAATGCGTCGATAAATAGAAACGCCGGCTCGCTGCTGGGCCAGTTCTCGAGCACGTCCAGAACCCGATGAGCCAAACCAAGCTGCTGCTGTAACCCTTCGGCAGACTCAACCGGCAGCCGGTCCACTGCCAGCTCGATCACTTGCTTGCCTTCACTCCTCAAGCGTGCCGCAGCAGCACTGATGACGGCGCTTTTGCCAGCCCCCGGATCGCCCACTAGCAGAATCGATTCCGTGGCCGCTCTGAGAACGGATTCCGTGCAATTCCGCGCAATCCTGATGCTATTACCGCTGATGCTGGTCTCCTCGAAATGCTCGAGGTGAGTGCGCGTCTCATCACTATACTTCTGGAGCTGAACAACATCGGCACGATAGCTGGGTGGCGAGTCGAGACGTATCGAACCAGAAATACGATCTCTCAGCCCAGTGGCATCCACACCAAGCCGGTTGGACATGAGCCGCGTAAAACACGCCTGAAGCGCCGAGAACGATGCTGCTGCGTCGTCGGCCGTCTGAACGACGTCACGCATGGACTCGATAACGAGCGTGCGATCCGCGCCGCTGAAATCAAAGACCAGCACGTCAACAAGGGCTGTGAGCGCCGCGAGCCGGCTCTCATCCGGGCGCACCCCGGAAATCTGCTGCCACGCGAGGCTGAGCAAGTCTTTGAAGCGATCGAATGCCTGTTGTTGATTCGCGGGCAGCGGCGCACTGCCTCCCGCGCGCCAGGCACGCAAGGCGAGCGCAAGATCGTGCGTGACAATGCCAGACGACTGCGGTCCTACCGCTAGTACAAGCCGGTCGGTGTCGCGCGAAAGTGGGCGGTCCCAACGTCGGTTGGCGGTTCCCGACTCGCATGCCATCCACTGGCGAACGAACTGGTCGACGGTTTTTCCGAACGGGCTTGCCAGACCGCTTGCCAAGTCGATGGACGTTTTCGCTTGGATGAAGATAAAGCCACCCGCAGTGGTTTCAACCAGGATGTCGTCGACGGGTGCCTCGGTCTCGACGCGGATGGAAAAGGGAACGGTCCGTGCCAGATCGGAGAGGCGATCAATCGGTTTTTCCCCGAGCAGGGCCGCGCCGAAATAACTTGCGACACCGGCCTGGAAAGAGACGCCTGCCGCAGTGGCATTGCCGCCACCGTGCGCGAGGGAGGGATCGGGGCTGGAAGTGGACATGTTTGTGAATGTAGTTCAGGTTTTCCGTCAATCCGAAAGAAACGACCCGGCCGATGGTCGGACTAATGGTAAATGAAATCGAAGCTCGATCGAGCATTCTCACGCCTTATCAGTCGAGCCGGCCTCGTCCTGCATTGAGGGGCTCGTGACAGGTTGTTGCCAGATTTGGCTGAAGCACGTCGTCGTGGAACTCCTTCATAAACCAACAACTATTGTGTCCGTCGGGCGCTGCCTCGTTATAGAGGTCCCGTTTCATCCGCAAGCGCCAATTCGCGGCGCGGTAAGCTGGACATTCCCGAACGAACGTCAATGGAGTTTCCTATCGTCCCCGACGCTGGCAGAGGACTCACCGATGTACGCTTACGGGCGGACGGCCGTTCTACCTTGGAAGCCGTCGTTAGCGTTGGGCCGGGTCGAAGGACCGAAGTGGGTCCGATCGGCGACGTTCAACCACACTTCCGGCTGGCCCGACCATCCGAGCAAACGGCGGTTACCCTAACCCAGGCGGTAAAAGGCGCCCCTGCCGGCAGCGTCCATCCTCGCGACGAGCCATCCCAGTAGAAATAGTCTCTTGTCCAAAAATGATGACCGTCCACGTCACGTGGACAACCCTATTTTTCGGACAAGGCCGGTCGCATCCAAAATGTCATGCGTCCACGGAACGTGTACAATGAATAAACTTGGACAACCGCGACCTTGCCATGCATCCGGCCGACCACGATCTGCTTCCTCTGCTGGAAGCTGCCGCCACCGCGTTCGGCGATGCGACCGGCGTTCCTGTCCACTTGCGCAAGGCGCCACCCCGGTCCGGCGCGGACGCAGTACTGGAGTTCCATCTAGGCACCCGCCGCTACAAACGCCTCGCGCATGTCAAACGGACGATCGACCGCTACGGCACCTTGGCCGCTGTCCGCGCGCAGGCCGCGGCGGGCGACGGTGACCGGCTCCTGCTCGTGACATCGCACCTATCCCCTAACATGATTAACGCGTGCCGCGACATGCAGGTTGATGCGCTCGACCTGGCCGGCAACGCCAGTCTTCTTCTAGGGGATAGCATCATTCTCGTGTCTGGACGCCCACGCCCGGAGAGCAGCCCGCAGGCACGCGGCCGCACCTGGACCAGATCGACACTGCGCGTCGCACTCGCCCTGCTCGCGGTCCCTTCGCTGCTGGAAACAACCTACCGCGATATCGCACAGGTTGCCGGCGTCAGCCATGGAACGGTCCAGAATGCCATTCACGGCATGCTGGCCCGGCGCGACCTCATCGAGCAGCCCGACGGGCACGGCATGCAGTTCGCCGACGCAGGCCGGCTCATCGATGAATGGACCACGTTGTACCCGACACTGTTGCGTGGATCGCTTCAGCTCGGCCACTTCCGCACCGACATCCCCGACTGGTGGAAAAGCGTTCCCGAGCTTCCCGGCCGGTGCCAGTTTGGTGGCGAGCCGGCAGCAGCCATCCTCACGCAATACCTGAAACCAGCCACATTCACCGTATACTGTGCCAGCGAGGTCCCGAGGGAGTGGATCGCGAAGGCTCGCCTGCGGCCTGATCGCGACGGCAACATTGAATTCCTGAGGTCCCCGATCCAGCTCCAGCCTGCGGCTGGACTTCCGCAGAACATCGCGCCGCCCCTGCTCGTCTACGCTGATCTCGTAGCGAGTGGCGACTCGCGCAATCTCGAAACGGCCCGGTTAGTGCGTGAACAATATCTCCCCGCTTGAGCCTCGCCCCCATCGCCCTTTTCCACCCGAAATGGTAGCCCTTTTGCGTGAAGTAGCTGCCGCTGCTTCCGAAAAGAGCATCGAGTGGTTTGTCGGTGGGGCGAGCGCACGCGACGTCGTGCTGACGCACGTCTACGATATCGAACCGACACGGGCCACTGCAGACGTTGACATCGGCATTTCCATCGAAAGCTGGGCCGGCCATGAAACACTGAGAACGGCGCTGCTCACATCAGGCCACTTCGAGCAGCGAGGCAGTGCAACCCACCGGCTGCACTACCAGGCCCCTGAGACCGGCGCCAGAACCTGGCTCGATATCGTACCGTTCGGGGGCATCGCAGACGATGGCGGCGAAATCGCGTGGCCGCCCGATCAGGTCATGCGCATGAACGTCGCCGGCTTCGAGCAGGCGCTGCAGGTCGCTGTGCCGGTACGCATGGATGCCGATCTCGTGGTGCCTGTCGCTTCCCTTCCGGCGCAGGCAATGCTCAAGATCATTGCCTGGAAAGATCGTCACGCGGTCGATCGCAAGGACGCAACCGATCTGCTTTTCCTGCTGGCATGGTACGGCGAGGCAGGAAATCTCGAGAGGCTGTATGCCGACGACGCCTTCGACCTGATCGAACGGCACGAGCACGATCCCGATATCGGCGGCGCGGCCCTCCTCGGCCGCGACATGGCGGGTATCGTCACGCCGGAAGTGCGCGATCAGATCCTCGCGGTCATTGCGCCGGACGATCCGTCGCCCCTGATACTGACGCACATGATGGCGAGCCGCGCACGGATTTTCGGCGGCGATACGGCTGAACGGATCAATCAGCTCTTTGACGCGTTTCGCCAGGAATTTGTCGCGGCGGTGCAGCGAGGAAGCCGGACTTGACCGACCCGGGCAGGAAGCATTCCCGACCGGTGTTCGGCTAACCCGGCACGCCCTGTCCTGCCCGCGCCTGGAGGTCCGTCAACTGAGCAAGCGCATCCCGCGCGCGCTCCACGGGCACAAAAATATGATCGTGAAATGCGGCAGCAACGACGTTGCAACTGATGCAGGCCCTGGTCAGCGCTTCAGCCACTGCAGCTGTGAGTCCCACAGCCTCCAGGTCGGAATGGACGTTCAGCGTGATCCAGGCTGCCCGGAAAAGAACAGGTAACCCTTCGCGCAGCGCCGTCGGTTCATCGATGATGATGGTCAGCCCCTCGCGCTCACGAAACGTCGCCAGGGGAGCGAGCTGCGACACATCCCGGTCTGCCAGCACGGACGAAAAAACATAGGCGCCTTCATTCAGCTCTGGCTGCATGGACGCCAGCAACTGTGCGAGATCCGAGACGGGTTGGCTCACTGCGCTCCCTGTACAAGAAGAGGATCAATCGGGCAGGTACACCGGCCGCGGCATCGCGAGCCGTACCCACGTCGAATATCAAAACTATCGTGGCCGATATGCAGGAATGTCACTCATAGTGCGTGTCATGATAGAGCGTGGCCTCAAACAGGTCAAATACGTACGCTTCGATATCTTTCCGATCGAGATGTCGATGCAGTACGACCCCCTTGCCCTGTTTGGGAAACGCCTAGTCGAGCTTCGCAAGGCGCGCGGCTGGTCACAGGAGCGCCTTGCGCTCGAAAGTGGGCTAGCCCGGTCGTACGTTGGTGGCATCGAAAGGGGGCAGCGCAACATTGCCCTCTATAACATCTGCGTGCTGGCCGCCACACTCGGCGTTTCTCCCGCTTCCATGCTGGATTTTGATGAGCTCACGTGACATTGCGTGACTGGCCTGCTGTGCAATCCCACCCACTTTCCGCAATCAGAGCGCCGGCCTGTCCGTCGACCTG
This genomic window contains:
- a CDS encoding helix-turn-helix domain-containing protein; its protein translation is MQYDPLALFGKRLVELRKARGWSQERLALESGLARSYVGGIERGQRNIALYNICVLAATLGVSPASMLDFDELT
- a CDS encoding type IV toxin-antitoxin system AbiEi family antitoxin codes for the protein MHPADHDLLPLLEAAATAFGDATGVPVHLRKAPPRSGADAVLEFHLGTRRYKRLAHVKRTIDRYGTLAAVRAQAAAGDGDRLLLVTSHLSPNMINACRDMQVDALDLAGNASLLLGDSIILVSGRPRPESSPQARGRTWTRSTLRVALALLAVPSLLETTYRDIAQVAGVSHGTVQNAIHGMLARRDLIEQPDGHGMQFADAGRLIDEWTTLYPTLLRGSLQLGHFRTDIPDWWKSVPELPGRCQFGGEPAAAILTQYLKPATFTVYCASEVPREWIAKARLRPDRDGNIEFLRSPIQLQPAAGLPQNIAPPLLVYADLVASGDSRNLETARLVREQYLPA
- a CDS encoding AAA family ATPase, which encodes MSTSSPDPSLAHGGGNATAAGVSFQAGVASYFGAALLGEKPIDRLSDLARTVPFSIRVETEAPVDDILVETTAGGFIFIQAKTSIDLASGLASPFGKTVDQFVRQWMACESGTANRRWDRPLSRDTDRLVLAVGPQSSGIVTHDLALALRAWRAGGSAPLPANQQQAFDRFKDLLSLAWQQISGVRPDESRLAALTALVDVLVFDFSGADRTLVIESMRDVVQTADDAAASFSALQACFTRLMSNRLGVDATGLRDRISGSIRLDSPPSYRADVVQLQKYSDETRTHLEHFEETSISGNSIRIARNCTESVLRAATESILLVGDPGAGKSAVISAAAARLRSEGKQVIELAVDRLPVESAEGLQQQLGLAHRVLDVLENWPSSEPAFLFIDALDATRGGRSEGVFRWLIAEVLKMPSRRWCVVASIRSFDLRMGQQLAELFSGRPPDSNYADRAFGAVKHIHIPPWENGELEELLQRAGPIADAVRAGGARLFDLARTPFNTRLLADLLSGGLSPDTFSAVSTQSQLLDLYWAHRVRRHGLPAEVCLRHVIEQMVERRSLQVDRLQVASNSAVALESLLHESVVMAVSGERYIAFRHHILFDFAASRVYLDLLHPQNLASVLGGERALGLMLGPALIFALNDLWLNSNATRDEFWRAILACVGRPDMDPVVRSIAARVACALPENREDVCGLLESLGGTVEEREQAKIALTHVIGSLAVHAEDAADIALDPWSYLAAELGGIVERVAWPLRTLLFLLTGRNLTPDQRAQLGSASRALLRHGLSSVEELVTAAIGFVGDTYGSDPAASRQLLGSLFLPGRFDAHGDDDIPWLTRKLDAILAVDPEFVLEIYEKTFSRGIVDDSKTSIGQSKILPLTTNRRQAFQMAYWSLKEFFIKFLHADPGLGTKAYVKALHGYVLREHPLRDTQPRHVTGLSGRTCALQEDWSHIWASNPDDQHADNAIQIAQKFSRWLCDASSEAATAATEVIVAENEMAIVWARLFMVAAERSDVLGTILWPIATSYPFLRASDTRKDVIDFIAAMYPSLSLEDRASFEARTLAYDFADASEPGAAREYVLKRLFATIGSSRLQTLEAKAFATVSDPEQTLDYENRRPARYEVGFSALDEFWWLREQGVDPTAPGNAELLERATTFKKELSEQNRTQAFPTPGESVARLTGFLSEVDGRPDAHPLVKSYVTGVVADGLEVIVSMFESELAGDARLVDILAAMTVRFARHVSPEIAPNTEESFENSAAWGSPAPRVSAGVAAMSLAGVGEFAVHQLRHVIEQLLKDPHPAVRMAVATRINTLWFTDRTLMWQLADRVVDEENNGSVLSFFANTVLARLLHSDPERIEALVIRLGNKPCGEVARQKLRVEIGGLIAILWISHQRPSAKAIIEAWLQRVVESDEELDHAITTLRGGLILGYESGNGADIQVRHRSIELANWVSATTAANLTAFFANPTSGTPEQARATVSAKLLSHLLNQIYFSSGAFRNGGSANGEDGGLVALESRREFLTEITPVLQRVTDVGGPETIYYLIELLDFMMDADPEAVFDMVARALLGAGHKQGYQFESLGADQVVKLIGRFLADHRVLFDQPSRRQTLVKCLDVFIEVGWPSARRLLYRLPELLQ
- a CDS encoding nucleotidyl transferase AbiEii/AbiGii toxin family protein, with translation MVALLREVAAAASEKSIEWFVGGASARDVVLTHVYDIEPTRATADVDIGISIESWAGHETLRTALLTSGHFEQRGSATHRLHYQAPETGARTWLDIVPFGGIADDGGEIAWPPDQVMRMNVAGFEQALQVAVPVRMDADLVVPVASLPAQAMLKIIAWKDRHAVDRKDATDLLFLLAWYGEAGNLERLYADDAFDLIERHEHDPDIGGAALLGRDMAGIVTPEVRDQILAVIAPDDPSPLILTHMMASRARIFGGDTAERINQLFDAFRQEFVAAVQRGSRT
- a CDS encoding ACT domain-containing protein — translated: MSQPVSDLAQLLASMQPELNEGAYVFSSVLADRDVSQLAPLATFREREGLTIIIDEPTALREGLPVLFRAAWITLNVHSDLEAVGLTAAVAEALTRACISCNVVAAAFHDHIFVPVERARDALAQLTDLQARAGQGVPG